A part of Corynebacterium mustelae genomic DNA contains:
- a CDS encoding S41 family peptidase, giving the protein MRKILGIIAVVVLVLAGIVTWFFGPVLGAGLIGRPIFVVATPQRYANFAFDVAQMQGLYADSPEFAKVLAQAKEEVKDVDSVAQTHPIIERVLKAAGGKHSGVIPPERNKPGTVQDTTLPNVSRDGDIVIATVPHVARGPVAQQYADSLAQGLKDNVAGACGVIVDLRGNTGGDMGPMLAGVSSLLPDGVVLTFKGRYSSDVTISGGSVEGGGSPITVASQSKFNGPIAVLFDEHTGSSGEATVLSFRGLDNVRTFGQPSAGYASANVVFDMPDGAAIMITTAKDVARTGEEFAEEPIDPDVLSEQPEVDARDWLHQQCAN; this is encoded by the coding sequence ATGAGAAAGATTCTGGGAATTATTGCCGTGGTGGTACTGGTTCTAGCTGGTATTGTCACGTGGTTCTTTGGTCCGGTCTTGGGGGCGGGGCTGATCGGGCGCCCTATATTTGTAGTCGCGACCCCGCAGCGATACGCGAATTTCGCCTTTGATGTGGCGCAAATGCAGGGACTGTACGCGGATTCGCCGGAATTTGCCAAGGTCCTCGCCCAGGCTAAGGAGGAAGTAAAAGATGTGGATTCGGTCGCACAAACCCATCCGATTATCGAACGGGTCCTCAAAGCCGCTGGTGGTAAGCATTCGGGGGTTATCCCGCCAGAACGCAATAAGCCAGGAACAGTCCAGGATACAACCCTGCCGAATGTGTCTAGGGATGGCGATATTGTGATTGCAACGGTTCCACATGTCGCGCGAGGGCCGGTTGCGCAGCAATATGCTGACAGTTTGGCGCAGGGGCTAAAAGACAATGTTGCGGGAGCCTGCGGGGTGATCGTCGACCTGCGGGGGAACACTGGTGGCGATATGGGGCCGATGCTGGCCGGGGTGAGTTCACTATTGCCGGATGGGGTGGTACTTACTTTCAAAGGGCGGTATAGCAGCGATGTTACGATATCCGGCGGTTCCGTTGAGGGTGGTGGTTCACCGATCACTGTGGCGTCGCAAAGCAAATTTAATGGCCCCATCGCCGTGCTTTTCGACGAGCATACGGGCAGCTCCGGTGAGGCTACGGTGCTAAGTTTCCGTGGTCTAGACAATGTGCGAACTTTCGGTCAGCCGTCGGCCGGTTATGCTAGTGCAAATGTCGTGTTTGATATGCCCGATGGTGCGGCAATAATGATCACCACCGCCAAAGATGTAGCCCGAACTGGAGAAGAATTTGCAGAGGAACCCATCGATCCCGATGTGCTTTCCGAGCAGCCGGAAGTAGACGCGCGTGACTGGTTGCATCAACAGTGTGCTAACTAG
- a CDS encoding helix-turn-helix domain-containing protein: protein MAEVVCHLDSLLESRDMTLAALADEVGVTVVNLSVLKNNRAKAVRFTTLAALCAALECQPGDLFSVKE from the coding sequence ATGGCCGAAGTGGTATGTCATCTTGACAGCTTGCTTGAGAGTCGGGATATGACCCTCGCCGCCCTTGCGGACGAAGTGGGGGTCACCGTGGTGAACTTATCGGTTCTGAAAAATAACCGGGCAAAGGCTGTGCGGTTTACAACGCTGGCTGCGTTGTGTGCGGCACTCGAATGCCAGCCGGGTGACCTATTCAGCGTGAAGGAGTAG
- a CDS encoding excalibur calcium-binding domain-containing protein, giving the protein MRKTISSLIFATAVALSAQPALAQTSEIPATPSITETQPSPSQPGTNPENPEQEPQQEGLSPGQIAGITAGVVAVVGLAGAGVHWAMQEGLIPNPFQPPAPPAPPAPPAPPAPPAPPAPPAPAPAPAPRPAPAPAPRPAPRPAPAPAPAPQAFRYENCRAVWRDLGRPIRSNDRGYHRGLDRDGDGVGCERRPR; this is encoded by the coding sequence ATGCGTAAGACAATTTCATCCTTAATCTTCGCCACGGCAGTTGCGCTTAGCGCGCAGCCTGCACTGGCTCAGACCTCCGAAATCCCGGCGACTCCTTCCATTACCGAAACTCAGCCGAGCCCCAGCCAACCAGGTACCAATCCTGAAAATCCTGAACAAGAGCCTCAGCAAGAAGGACTCTCGCCCGGCCAGATCGCTGGCATCACCGCCGGTGTCGTTGCCGTCGTCGGCCTGGCTGGCGCAGGCGTTCATTGGGCAATGCAAGAAGGTTTGATCCCCAACCCGTTCCAGCCACCAGCTCCACCTGCGCCGCCCGCACCTCCGGCACCACCAGCACCTCCGGCACCACCAGCACCTCCGGCTCCGGCTCCTGCTCCAGCACCGCGTCCAGCTCCGGCCCCAGCACCCCGCCCTGCTCCTCGGCCAGCCCCAGCTCCAGCGCCCGCACCACAGGCATTCCGTTATGAGAATTGCCGCGCCGTGTGGCGGGACCTCGGTCGGCCAATCCGCAGCAACGATCGTGGCTACCACCGCGGCTTAGACCGCGACGGTGACGGCGTCGGTTGTGAGCGTCGACCACGGTAA
- a CDS encoding excalibur calcium-binding domain-containing protein has product MNSHTLRSSKTRLSCLITSSLVTVAAWQSPAIAQPHPSDSPAATAEQQTQLVHQSEVPETDGSGSSMSTIFDGRGPGEIAAIATTGVVVVGFIGTAVGWAISEGLIPNPLPGVIHIGQSPNRSQPGQQKVQQQPPRFKNCTEARAYFQDDGKYRPGHLGYQLHLDDDNDGIACE; this is encoded by the coding sequence ATGAATTCCCACACATTACGCTCATCCAAAACACGCCTAAGCTGCCTAATTACAAGCTCACTAGTAACTGTCGCCGCCTGGCAATCACCAGCAATAGCACAGCCGCACCCCTCAGACTCCCCTGCAGCAACAGCTGAGCAGCAGACACAGCTTGTACACCAATCAGAAGTCCCCGAGACTGACGGTTCCGGTTCTAGCATGTCAACGATTTTTGATGGACGTGGCCCAGGCGAAATCGCAGCCATCGCCACCACCGGTGTCGTGGTGGTTGGTTTTATCGGCACCGCTGTGGGGTGGGCGATTTCAGAAGGACTTATCCCTAATCCCTTACCAGGTGTCATTCACATCGGGCAAAGCCCCAACCGTTCCCAGCCAGGGCAGCAAAAAGTGCAACAACAGCCGCCGCGGTTTAAGAATTGCACTGAAGCACGTGCTTATTTTCAGGACGACGGCAAATATCGGCCTGGGCATCTTGGATACCAACTGCATTTGGATGACGATAATGATGGCATCGCTTGCGAGTAG
- a CDS encoding glycerophosphodiester phosphodiesterase family protein, producing the protein MYPLPTFDVQAHRGGRGHWTEESATAFKNALQLGVTTLELDIVLTKDLVPAVWHDPIILEEKCSSRIGETVHDLTFTQLSQIECSKQLPDFPNAEVIPNNHIISLPEVFEIAAGHDVWFNIETKIEAEKPEICATPEQFVTAIFAAIDAAGVRNKVMIQSFDWRTFPLVHDIDPNIALVALWDETTWHETTTWGPYNADIISAAKDHNIAVLSPDYNLVDADLIHRAHDAGLRVVPWTVNDLADMQRLISLGVDGLITDYPKQLKQLLEG; encoded by the coding sequence GTGTATCCACTACCAACATTTGATGTTCAAGCCCACCGCGGCGGGCGCGGACACTGGACCGAAGAATCCGCAACCGCATTTAAAAATGCCCTCCAGCTAGGGGTAACAACCCTCGAACTCGACATTGTGCTGACCAAGGACCTAGTACCAGCGGTTTGGCACGACCCGATTATTCTAGAAGAAAAATGCTCCAGCCGTATTGGTGAAACTGTCCACGACTTAACTTTTACACAGCTCAGCCAAATCGAATGCTCCAAACAATTGCCGGATTTCCCTAACGCTGAAGTAATACCCAATAACCACATCATTTCCCTGCCCGAGGTATTCGAGATCGCCGCAGGACACGACGTGTGGTTCAATATCGAAACCAAGATTGAGGCGGAAAAACCCGAGATCTGCGCCACCCCCGAGCAATTCGTCACCGCCATCTTTGCTGCGATTGATGCGGCAGGAGTACGCAACAAAGTCATGATCCAATCATTCGACTGGCGTACCTTCCCCCTGGTGCATGATATCGATCCCAATATTGCGCTGGTTGCCCTTTGGGACGAGACAACCTGGCACGAAACCACCACATGGGGCCCGTACAACGCCGATATTATTTCGGCAGCTAAAGACCATAATATCGCGGTGTTATCACCAGACTACAACCTTGTTGACGCCGACCTGATCCATCGAGCACACGACGCCGGATTACGGGTGGTGCCGTGGACAGTCAATGATCTGGCCGACATGCAACGACTCATCTCGCTAGGTGTCGACGGGTTGATCACGGACTATCCCAAGCAATTAAAGCAATTGCTGGAGGGTTAA
- a CDS encoding MFS transporter, translating into MPATQWIRVGCAMFAIGFGANLFAPMLQVYRTHSGLSHSSVTAMLGIYALGLVPALLYFGPLSDHIGRKAVLRPALFLSALGSAILAWAVGTEVILFLGRFIAGLAVGMAMASGAAWIKQLSTDNPAAGPRRATVAVSAGFGIGPLCAGLIAEFLPYPEVLPYLIHIGLVAIIVPLIWTVTETQSRATGHKPNHVWIPPQAKTTRFFWAVAAWAPWVFGTVTVAFASLPPYATTAHPTAFIGIAAATALLSGVGIQPFAARLRTTRPLAITGLATACVGLLFSALTVYTANMWLVFPSAILLGSSYGIMMVSGLKEVENIAGNSNLGALIGIFYALTYIGFFVPFVLSYAAPLVAQIFKVGEEMGFIFCLLFGSVVCVASMVPVARVAQKAHDG; encoded by the coding sequence ATGCCTGCCACTCAATGGATACGTGTCGGTTGCGCGATGTTCGCAATTGGCTTTGGCGCGAATCTATTTGCGCCGATGCTCCAGGTGTATCGCACCCATTCTGGGTTGAGCCATTCCTCAGTTACCGCCATGCTGGGGATTTATGCACTAGGGCTAGTGCCAGCACTGCTGTATTTCGGCCCGCTTTCCGATCATATAGGCCGGAAAGCGGTGCTTCGCCCTGCTCTATTCCTTTCTGCCTTAGGCTCAGCGATATTGGCGTGGGCAGTAGGTACGGAAGTAATCCTTTTCCTAGGGCGATTCATCGCCGGGCTAGCCGTCGGAATGGCTATGGCATCTGGTGCGGCATGGATCAAGCAACTCTCCACCGACAACCCAGCCGCCGGGCCACGACGAGCAACCGTGGCGGTTTCAGCCGGGTTCGGCATAGGCCCATTATGCGCGGGTCTCATAGCTGAGTTTTTGCCATATCCCGAGGTGCTGCCGTATCTGATACATATTGGTTTAGTGGCGATAATTGTGCCCTTGATATGGACAGTAACCGAAACCCAGTCTCGAGCCACAGGCCACAAACCGAACCACGTATGGATTCCGCCGCAAGCGAAAACCACCCGATTTTTCTGGGCGGTAGCCGCTTGGGCACCGTGGGTTTTCGGCACAGTCACTGTTGCTTTCGCTAGTTTGCCGCCGTATGCAACCACTGCGCACCCCACAGCTTTTATTGGCATAGCTGCTGCGACTGCTCTGTTATCCGGTGTTGGTATCCAGCCGTTTGCAGCAAGACTTCGCACCACACGACCCCTGGCCATCACAGGATTAGCGACTGCTTGCGTCGGTTTACTCTTCTCGGCTCTCACTGTCTATACCGCAAACATGTGGCTGGTTTTCCCCAGTGCAATTCTGCTCGGTTCCAGTTACGGCATCATGATGGTTAGTGGTTTAAAAGAGGTAGAAAACATCGCTGGAAATTCCAATCTAGGTGCCTTGATCGGCATATTCTACGCGCTGACATACATCGGGTTCTTTGTACCATTCGTCTTATCCTATGCGGCACCTCTCGTGGCACAGATATTCAAGGTTGGGGAAGAAATGGGTTTTATCTTCTGCCTACTATTCGGATCCGTGGTGTGTGTGGCCTCCATGGTGCCGGTGGCACGCGTCGCGCAAAAAGCACACGACGGTTGA
- a CDS encoding YbjN domain-containing protein — translation MSTEFPLVTPERLTHILAGYGVVPEIDGDYLAAELDGLFLLMQIQAPQVMRMAVIRENVPIAAERFPELEAWSGFSNRMSMFGKTVVGSDADSGVFVRRDCAFPIRNGASDEQLQEWIDAGFESAFELFDALRFDLNLP, via the coding sequence ATGTCCACTGAGTTTCCGTTAGTAACACCCGAGCGGTTAACCCATATCTTGGCAGGGTACGGTGTGGTTCCGGAGATTGATGGTGATTATCTTGCCGCAGAACTAGACGGCTTATTTCTGCTCATGCAAATTCAGGCCCCGCAGGTAATGCGCATGGCGGTCATTCGGGAAAACGTGCCCATTGCAGCGGAGCGATTCCCCGAGTTAGAAGCGTGGTCAGGTTTTAGCAATCGCATGAGTATGTTTGGTAAAACGGTCGTTGGTAGTGATGCAGATAGTGGAGTTTTCGTGCGACGCGACTGTGCATTCCCTATCCGCAATGGTGCTAGCGACGAACAGTTGCAGGAATGGATTGATGCTGGCTTCGAGTCGGCTTTTGAGCTTTTCGACGCCCTACGTTTCGACTTAAACCTACCGTAA
- a CDS encoding GNAT family N-acetyltransferase, with protein sequence MTMDQVSQYRLMYESAMRGEADVRGMSDMQVHRMGPVWVAESSNRGWALVSYSPEQAREIRASHIQDVIDFLASSGSIRSVEWKTWRSDPSLPLDNFGFSFEPEETVMMGDPQVLAQWPNPDGVRVHQVLTESDLEAASNVRSEIFGLNQTRTRQFVERTRHDIEGAGLFAAVADSHIVGLGRMEELSGAGIVGLFSGAVLPQYRGRGIYRALLSARAKRALDVGATVVMSECSAYSRPILSRAGFMAVEHTTPAIYRFDSA encoded by the coding sequence ATGACTATGGATCAGGTCTCCCAGTATCGCTTGATGTATGAATCTGCCATGCGTGGTGAAGCTGACGTGCGCGGAATGTCGGACATGCAGGTGCATAGGATGGGGCCAGTGTGGGTAGCGGAGAGCAGCAACCGTGGCTGGGCATTGGTGAGTTATTCACCGGAACAAGCTAGGGAAATACGTGCGTCGCATATTCAAGATGTGATCGATTTTTTGGCCAGCAGCGGGAGTATCCGGTCGGTTGAGTGGAAGACCTGGCGAAGTGACCCGAGCTTGCCGCTTGATAATTTTGGTTTCAGTTTCGAGCCGGAAGAAACAGTGATGATGGGTGATCCCCAGGTTCTTGCGCAGTGGCCCAATCCGGATGGGGTGCGGGTCCACCAAGTACTTACCGAATCAGATCTTGAGGCAGCAAGTAACGTGCGTAGCGAAATCTTCGGACTTAACCAGACCCGAACCCGGCAATTCGTCGAGCGCACCCGGCATGATATTGAAGGGGCGGGGTTATTCGCCGCAGTTGCTGATAGTCACATTGTTGGGCTTGGCCGGATGGAGGAATTATCGGGTGCGGGTATCGTTGGGTTGTTTTCGGGAGCGGTGCTACCACAGTACCGAGGTCGGGGTATCTACCGCGCTTTATTATCGGCGAGGGCGAAACGAGCCCTCGATGTAGGGGCAACCGTGGTTATGAGCGAATGTTCAGCGTACTCGCGTCCGATTCTTAGCCGTGCTGGTTTTATGGCGGTCGAGCACACAACACCTGCGATTTACCGCTTTGATTCGGCATAA
- the grpE gene encoding nucleotide exchange factor GrpE encodes MTSENNVEPEVEQVEEVITEETADVEPDVDGDGEVTPLEAELAERTEDLQRLNAEYANYRRRTAQEREAVVEHTKGQVVAKLLPILDDLELAAQHGDLAEGPLKAFHDKFHTVLESMKVEAFGAEGDPFDAERHEAVQDLSTGDEKAIGTVLRKGYQLNGRLLRTAMVLIADPKVAETPAEDA; translated from the coding sequence GTGACATCAGAAAACAACGTTGAGCCAGAGGTCGAGCAGGTCGAGGAGGTAATCACCGAGGAGACCGCTGACGTTGAACCCGACGTTGACGGCGACGGTGAAGTTACCCCCCTGGAGGCGGAATTAGCCGAGCGCACTGAGGACTTACAACGACTCAACGCTGAATATGCCAACTACCGGCGTCGAACAGCTCAAGAACGAGAAGCGGTGGTCGAACACACCAAAGGCCAGGTTGTGGCCAAATTGCTTCCTATCTTGGATGACCTCGAATTGGCAGCTCAGCACGGCGACTTAGCGGAAGGCCCCTTAAAGGCATTCCATGATAAGTTCCACACCGTATTGGAGTCGATGAAGGTGGAAGCGTTCGGTGCTGAAGGTGATCCGTTTGATGCGGAACGCCATGAGGCGGTTCAGGACCTTTCCACTGGTGATGAAAAAGCAATCGGTACCGTTTTGCGTAAGGGCTATCAATTAAATGGTCGCCTGCTGCGTACCGCTATGGTTCTGATTGCAGACCCGAAGGTTGCGGAAACCCCAGCCGAGGACGCCTAA